One region of Saliniramus fredricksonii genomic DNA includes:
- a CDS encoding NAD-glutamate dehydrogenase: protein MTRDAANPLSAASQALADKSRRLTPPGMVSCLFGRAPVEDLAQYTPDALASLATSAHEHLMAPRRPGHWDIRLLDFEMVTEEHRREYTVVQVVNDDMPFLLDSTLSELTDQGYEPHLVAHPILAVKRDDEGELVGFEGEATLAPRPSIQRESLIHIHIDRIDRPEARERLIAGLQRVYADVSVSVADWSKMRARLIDVIGDYRDNPPPLPQDETEEGLAFLDWIVNDNFTILGVREYRFPDGDAAADVVEGSGLGILRDPSVKVLRRGSELVIMTPEIREFLQKPRALIITKANVKSRVHRRVHLDYIGVKLFSPDGTLEGELRVIGLFTANAYTGSTATVPFLRLKVQKILERAEFDPKSHAGRALLNVLESYPRDELFQVEEDTLYAFALEIMSLSDRPRVRVLARPDNFNRFVSVLVFIPKDRYDTNVRRRVTQFLAGVFEGRPSAAYPAYPEGMLARTHVIIGRDEGETPVIDRAVLEKGVSAIVRTWGDALREELMDQLGGARARQLANTYADAFNAAYREAFDARDAIRDIGSLERLSDERPRAVDLYRREGDPLTRVNLKVFSRGASIPLSERVPLLENLGFRVVNERTYRVTPAGLREEQGVWLHDMTLERASGGDLDIAAIERPIEAALLALFRGLAESDGFNKLVLEAGLGWRDVAMIRALARYLRQARIAYAQDYIANTLARNGAIAEMIVDHFYARFDPHAARKRTPDEAQAKTREKIEAALADVASLDDDRILRRFVNLIDAGLRTNYFQIGEDGHPRSTISFKFDCARVEGLPLPRPLFEIFVYSPRVEGVHLRYGKVARGGLRWSDRPQDFRTEVLGLVKAQQVKNAVIVPVGAKGGFVPKQLPSPSDRQAWLEEGTESYRIFIRTLLQLTDNIVDGETIPPADTLRHDGDDPYLVVAADKGTATFSDTANAISLDKNHWLGDAFASGGSNGYDHKKMGITARGAWEAVKRHFREIDIDIQNEPVTVSGVGDMSGDVFGNGMLLSRALKLVAAFDHRDIFIDPDPDPARSWEERKRLFDMPRSTWRDYDEKLISKGGGVFSRQAKSISLTPEIRKLLDLDKERATPQEVMRAILAMRVDLLWFGGIGTYIRAESESDDEVGDRANDSIRVTGSQLRARVIGEGANLGATQLGRIEAAHKGVRVNTDAIDNSAGVNTSDVEVNIKIALTEAERSGQLSQDSRNKFLAEMTDEVGQLVLRNNYLQSLSLSLSQRRGSREIGFQRRLMQMMEHEGRLDRAVEYLPDEGALTERALRGEGLTRPELAVLLAYAKLSLYDRLLDSPVPDDPYLGRELQRYFPKVMQDRFGDAIENHRLRREIIATQLSNAIVNRGGATVIARLVDETGADGATIAAAYATVRETFDTIGLNQALDSCDNRIAGELQLSLYAQVQDLTLNRIAWFIRHVDFGNEPLEAIITRFRDGIAALRDSLETTLPEASLKLWRDNARALAGKDVDPDLAQRLTALPILFAGPDIVQIAEETGRPISEIASTYFAVDDTFKLSALVAQGREVTISDYYDGLALDRAISGVALAHRRLTAEIAGDIRDVTGSEAVTLWGQNRGGEVVRIRSSVDGIVASGLSLSKLTVAASLLGDLVKS, encoded by the coding sequence ATGACGCGCGACGCGGCCAATCCCCTCTCGGCAGCTTCCCAGGCCCTCGCTGACAAGAGCCGCCGGCTCACGCCGCCCGGCATGGTCTCCTGCCTGTTCGGACGCGCGCCGGTGGAGGATCTGGCGCAATATACGCCCGATGCGCTGGCCTCGCTCGCGACCTCGGCGCATGAGCATCTGATGGCGCCACGCCGGCCCGGGCACTGGGATATCCGCCTGCTGGATTTCGAGATGGTCACCGAGGAGCATCGCCGGGAATATACCGTGGTGCAGGTCGTCAATGACGACATGCCCTTCCTGCTCGACTCGACGCTCTCCGAACTCACCGATCAGGGTTACGAGCCGCATCTCGTCGCGCATCCGATCCTCGCCGTGAAGCGCGACGACGAGGGTGAGCTGGTCGGCTTCGAAGGCGAGGCGACGCTGGCGCCGAGGCCGTCGATCCAGCGCGAGAGTCTCATCCACATCCATATCGACCGGATCGACAGGCCGGAGGCCCGAGAGCGCCTGATTGCCGGCCTGCAGCGCGTCTATGCCGATGTATCGGTATCCGTCGCGGACTGGTCCAAGATGCGCGCGCGGCTGATCGACGTGATCGGCGATTATCGCGACAACCCGCCACCTCTGCCCCAGGACGAAACCGAAGAGGGGCTGGCTTTCCTCGACTGGATCGTCAACGACAACTTCACCATCCTGGGCGTGCGCGAATATCGCTTTCCCGATGGTGATGCGGCGGCGGATGTGGTCGAGGGTTCGGGGCTGGGCATCCTGCGCGATCCGTCGGTGAAGGTGCTGCGGCGCGGCTCCGAACTCGTGATCATGACGCCGGAAATCCGCGAATTCCTGCAAAAGCCGCGCGCGCTGATCATCACCAAGGCGAATGTGAAATCGCGCGTGCACCGGCGCGTGCATCTCGATTACATCGGCGTGAAGCTGTTTTCACCGGACGGCACGCTGGAAGGCGAATTGCGCGTCATCGGGCTGTTTACGGCCAACGCCTATACCGGCTCCACCGCCACGGTGCCCTTCCTGCGCCTGAAGGTGCAGAAGATTCTCGAGCGGGCCGAGTTCGATCCGAAAAGCCATGCCGGGCGCGCGCTGCTCAACGTGCTTGAGAGCTATCCGCGCGATGAACTCTTCCAGGTCGAGGAGGATACGCTCTACGCCTTCGCGCTGGAGATCATGAGCCTGTCGGATCGCCCGCGTGTGCGCGTTCTGGCGCGCCCGGACAATTTCAACCGCTTCGTCTCCGTACTCGTCTTCATCCCCAAGGATCGCTACGACACCAATGTCCGCCGCCGGGTCACCCAGTTCCTCGCCGGCGTGTTCGAAGGGCGCCCCTCGGCGGCCTACCCCGCCTATCCCGAAGGCATGCTCGCGCGCACCCATGTGATCATCGGGCGCGACGAGGGTGAGACCCCGGTGATCGATCGCGCGGTGCTGGAAAAAGGCGTCAGCGCCATCGTGCGCACCTGGGGCGACGCCTTGCGCGAGGAGCTGATGGACCAGCTCGGCGGTGCCCGCGCGCGCCAGCTCGCCAATACTTATGCGGATGCGTTCAATGCCGCCTATCGCGAGGCGTTCGATGCCCGTGACGCGATTCGCGATATCGGCTCGCTGGAGCGTCTTTCGGATGAGCGCCCGCGCGCGGTGGATCTGTATCGGCGCGAAGGTGATCCGCTCACGCGGGTCAATCTCAAGGTCTTCTCCCGGGGCGCCAGCATCCCGCTCTCCGAGCGCGTACCACTGCTCGAAAATCTCGGTTTCCGGGTGGTCAACGAGCGGACCTACCGCGTCACGCCCGCAGGTCTGCGCGAGGAACAGGGCGTCTGGCTGCACGACATGACCCTGGAGCGCGCCTCGGGTGGCGATCTCGACATCGCCGCGATCGAGCGCCCGATCGAGGCGGCCTTGCTGGCCCTGTTCCGGGGGCTGGCCGAATCGGACGGGTTCAACAAGCTCGTGCTCGAGGCCGGGCTCGGCTGGCGCGACGTCGCCATGATCCGGGCGCTCGCGCGCTATCTGCGTCAGGCGCGCATCGCCTATGCGCAGGATTACATCGCCAATACGCTGGCCCGCAACGGTGCGATCGCGGAGATGATCGTCGATCACTTCTATGCCCGCTTCGACCCTCATGCCGCGAGAAAGCGCACGCCTGACGAGGCGCAGGCGAAGACGCGCGAAAAAATCGAGGCGGCGCTCGCCGATGTGGCGAGCCTCGACGATGACCGCATCCTGCGCCGTTTCGTCAATCTCATCGATGCGGGATTGCGCACCAACTATTTCCAGATCGGCGAGGACGGCCATCCGCGCTCGACCATCTCCTTCAAGTTCGATTGCGCGCGCGTCGAGGGCCTGCCACTGCCGCGTCCGCTCTTCGAGATCTTCGTCTACAGCCCCCGCGTCGAGGGTGTGCATCTGCGCTACGGCAAGGTCGCGCGCGGGGGCTTGCGCTGGTCGGACCGCCCGCAGGATTTCCGCACCGAGGTGCTCGGTCTCGTCAAGGCGCAGCAGGTCAAGAATGCGGTGATCGTGCCGGTCGGCGCGAAGGGTGGCTTCGTGCCCAAGCAATTACCCTCCCCCTCCGACCGTCAGGCCTGGCTGGAGGAGGGCACGGAAAGCTACCGTATCTTCATCCGCACCCTGTTGCAGCTCACCGACAACATCGTCGATGGCGAAACCATCCCGCCAGCGGATACATTGCGCCATGACGGCGACGACCCCTATCTCGTCGTCGCCGCCGACAAGGGCACCGCCACCTTCTCCGATACGGCCAATGCCATCTCGCTCGACAAGAACCACTGGCTCGGCGACGCCTTCGCCTCGGGGGGCTCGAACGGCTATGATCATAAAAAGATGGGCATCACCGCGCGGGGCGCCTGGGAGGCGGTGAAGCGCCATTTCCGCGAGATCGACATCGACATCCAGAACGAGCCCGTCACCGTGTCCGGCGTCGGCGACATGTCGGGTGACGTCTTCGGCAACGGCATGCTGCTCTCGCGTGCGCTCAAGCTCGTCGCGGCCTTCGATCACCGCGACATCTTCATCGATCCCGATCCCGACCCGGCCCGCTCCTGGGAAGAGCGCAAGCGGCTGTTCGACATGCCGCGCTCGACCTGGCGCGATTACGACGAGAAGCTGATCTCGAAGGGCGGCGGCGTGTTTTCGCGGCAGGCGAAGTCGATCAGTCTGACGCCGGAAATCCGCAAGCTCCTCGATCTCGACAAGGAGCGCGCCACCCCGCAGGAGGTGATGCGCGCCATTCTCGCGATGCGGGTGGATCTGCTCTGGTTCGGCGGTATCGGCACCTATATCCGCGCCGAAAGCGAGAGCGACGACGAAGTCGGTGATCGCGCCAATGATTCGATCCGCGTCACCGGCAGTCAGTTGCGTGCCCGGGTGATCGGCGAGGGGGCCAATCTCGGTGCCACCCAGCTCGGGCGCATCGAGGCGGCGCACAAGGGCGTGCGTGTCAATACCGATGCGATCGACAATTCCGCCGGGGTGAACACCTCCGACGTCGAGGTCAACATCAAGATCGCGCTGACGGAGGCCGAGCGCAGCGGCCAGCTCTCGCAGGACAGCCGCAACAAGTTCCTCGCGGAGATGACCGACGAGGTCGGCCAGCTCGTCCTGCGCAACAACTATCTGCAGAGCCTGTCGCTGTCGCTCTCGCAACGGCGCGGCTCGCGGGAGATCGGCTTCCAGCGCCGTCTGATGCAGATGATGGAGCATGAAGGGCGGCTCGACCGGGCGGTGGAATATCTGCCCGACGAGGGCGCACTCACCGAGCGGGCCCTGCGCGGCGAGGGGCTGACGCGGCCCGAACTCGCGGTGCTTCTGGCCTATGCCAAGCTCTCGCTCTACGACCGGCTGCTTGACAGTCCGGTGCCGGACGACCCCTATCTGGGGCGGGAATTGCAACGCTACTTCCCCAAGGTGATGCAAGACCGCTTCGGCGATGCCATCGAGAATCATCGGCTGCGGCGCGAGATCATCGCCACCCAATTGTCCAACGCCATCGTCAATCGCGGCGGCGCCACTGTGATCGCCCGCCTCGTCGACGAGACCGGCGCGGATGGCGCCACCATCGCGGCGGCCTATGCCACGGTGCGCGAGACCTTCGACACGATCGGGCTCAACCAGGCGCTCGATTCCTGCGACAACCGTATCGCGGGTGAGTTGCAGCTCTCGCTCTACGCGCAGGTGCAGGATCTGACGCTCAACCGGATTGCCTGGTTCATCCGCCATGTCGATTTCGGCAACGAGCCGCTGGAAGCAATCATCACGCGTTTCCGCGACGGCATCGCGGCCTTGCGCGATTCGCTTGAGACGACCCTGCCGGAAGCCTCGCTGAAACTGTGGCGTGACAATGCCCGCGCGCTTGCCGGCAAGGATGTCGATCCCGATCTCGCCCAGCGTCTGACCGCCCTGCCGATCCTCTTCGCGGGACCGGATATCGTGCAGATCGCCGAGGAGACCGGGCGCCCGATCTCCGAGATCGCGAGCACCTATTTCGCGGTTGACGACACGTTCAAGCTCAGCGCACTCGTGGCGCAGGGGCGTGAGGTGACGATCTCGGATTACTATGACGGCCTCGCCCTCGACCGCGCCATCAGCGGCGTCGCCCTCGCCCATCGCCGGCTCACCGCCGAGATCGCCGGCGATATCCGCGATGTGACGGGATCGGAAGCGGTGACGCTCTGGGGCCAGAATCGCGGCGGGGAGGTGGTGCGTATCCGCTCCTCCGTCGATGGTATCGTCGCCTCGGGGCTGAGCCTGTCGAAGCTCACGGTTGCGGCGAGCCTGCTCGGCGACCTGGTGAAAAGCTGA
- a CDS encoding peroxidase-related enzyme (This protein belongs to a clade of uncharacterized proteins related to peroxidases such as the alkylhydroperoxidase AhpD.), translated as MPPPQDRDDSVMALDLPPATLGPEMQGYFDKCNEKLGFVPNVLRAYAHDDTKLALFAGFYNDLMLAPSGLSKLEREMIAVVVSGRNHCYYCVTAHGAAVRQYSGDSILGELMAVNYRAAKLSQRHRAMLDFADKLTREPWAIDEPDRESLRAAGFSERDIWDIGAVAGFFNMSNRMASAVDMRPNPEYHGQFR; from the coding sequence ATGCCCCCGCCGCAGGATCGCGACGACAGCGTTATGGCGCTCGACCTGCCGCCCGCGACGCTCGGGCCGGAGATGCAGGGCTATTTCGACAAATGCAACGAGAAGCTCGGATTCGTACCCAATGTGCTACGCGCCTATGCCCATGACGACACCAAGCTCGCGCTTTTCGCCGGTTTCTATAACGATCTGATGCTGGCACCCTCCGGGCTCTCCAAGCTCGAGCGGGAGATGATCGCGGTGGTCGTTTCCGGTCGCAATCACTGCTATTATTGCGTCACGGCTCACGGTGCCGCCGTGCGGCAATATTCCGGCGATTCGATCCTCGGCGAGCTGATGGCGGTGAATTACCGCGCCGCGAAACTCTCGCAGCGCCACCGCGCCATGCTGGACTTCGCCGACAAGCTGACCCGCGAGCCCTGGGCGATCGACGAACCCGATCGCGAATCACTGCGCGCAGCCGGGTTCAGCGAGCGCGACATCTGGGATATCGGCGCTGTTGCCGGATTCTTCAACATGTCGAACCGGATGGCATCCGCCGTCGATATGCGCCCCAATCCGGAATATCACGGCCAGTTCCGCTGA
- a CDS encoding D-TA family PLP-dependent enzyme, whose amino-acid sequence MAALKDIIARDYGTPAVVIDLDIVTHNIARLQAACEARGLENRPHIKTHKSPELAAMQREAGAAGITCQKLGEAEIMADAGFDDILISYNLIGEEKIARLAALIPRARIIVAADNPVAVDAYAEAAKRAGKPLEVIIECDTGRKRAGVESVADAIALAERIKASPQLRFAGFMLYNPEDAVAQTQAFLDEALAGIRGLGLEASIISTGGTPNLSNLGRIRGTTEHRAGTYIFNDRMMLACGAAELADCALHVYTTVVSRAGPERGILDAGSKTLTSDIGGLDGHGLIREFPQARIARFAEEHGFLDLSASSRKPAIGDVVRVIPNHVCVVVNMVDRLIAVRGDEVVGEIPVAARGRIV is encoded by the coding sequence ATGGCCGCACTCAAGGACATCATCGCGCGTGATTACGGCACGCCCGCCGTGGTCATCGATCTCGACATCGTCACGCACAACATTGCGCGGCTGCAGGCGGCCTGCGAGGCGCGCGGGCTGGAAAACCGCCCGCATATCAAGACCCACAAGAGCCCTGAACTCGCCGCCATGCAGCGCGAAGCCGGCGCGGCGGGGATCACCTGTCAGAAACTCGGTGAAGCCGAGATCATGGCCGATGCCGGCTTCGACGACATCCTGATCAGCTATAACCTGATCGGCGAGGAGAAGATCGCCCGGCTCGCGGCGCTGATCCCGCGCGCGCGCATCATCGTCGCCGCCGACAATCCGGTGGCAGTTGATGCCTATGCCGAGGCGGCCAAACGCGCCGGCAAGCCGCTGGAAGTGATCATCGAATGCGATACCGGGCGCAAGCGCGCCGGCGTCGAGAGCGTGGCCGATGCGATTGCACTGGCGGAGCGGATCAAGGCCAGCCCGCAGCTGCGCTTTGCCGGGTTCATGCTCTACAATCCCGAAGACGCGGTGGCGCAGACGCAGGCCTTCCTCGACGAAGCCCTCGCCGGCATCCGCGGGCTCGGCCTCGAGGCCTCGATCATCTCGACCGGGGGCACGCCGAATCTGAGCAATCTCGGGCGGATTCGCGGCACCACGGAGCACCGTGCGGGCACCTATATCTTCAACGACCGGATGATGCTCGCCTGCGGCGCGGCCGAGCTCGCCGATTGCGCCCTGCATGTCTATACGACGGTGGTCAGCCGTGCGGGACCCGAGCGCGGCATTCTCGATGCCGGTTCCAAGACGCTGACCTCCGATATCGGCGGACTCGACGGGCACGGCCTGATCCGCGAATTCCCCCAGGCCAGGATCGCGCGCTTTGCCGAGGAACATGGCTTTCTCGATCTCTCGGCAAGCTCGCGCAAGCCGGCAATCGGCGATGTCGTGCGGGTGATCCCCAACCATGTCTGCGTCGTGGTCAACATGGTCGACCGCCTCATCGCCGTGCGCGGCGACGAGGTGGTGGGTGAGATACCCGTGGCCGCGCGAGGGCGGATCGTCTGA
- a CDS encoding DUF2244 domain-containing protein, which yields MFGQVVRMVSPDLRPAGQTAPEEPVFAAVITPHRSLDRDSTRLVLTLCCIATVVSSIPFIVLGAWPVAWFFGIDLAALFLAFHLNFRSARRMEEVILTPIDLLLRRIGHRGEQFEQRFNPLWTKLDRREDDEFGLQEICLVSRGERVVIARDLSPHERESFAREFGAALARVKKGAPV from the coding sequence ATGTTCGGACAGGTAGTGCGCATGGTATCCCCCGATCTGCGCCCGGCAGGGCAGACAGCGCCGGAAGAGCCGGTCTTCGCTGCGGTGATCACGCCGCATCGCTCGCTTGATCGCGATTCGACGCGGCTGGTGCTCACCCTGTGCTGCATCGCGACAGTCGTCTCCAGCATCCCCTTCATCGTGCTCGGCGCCTGGCCCGTGGCCTGGTTCTTCGGGATCGATCTCGCGGCTCTGTTCCTCGCCTTCCATCTGAACTTCCGCTCCGCCAGGCGCATGGAGGAGGTGATTCTCACGCCGATCGATCTGCTCTTGCGCCGCATCGGCCATCGCGGCGAGCAGTTCGAGCAGCGCTTCAACCCCCTCTGGACGAAGCTCGACCGGCGCGAGGACGACGAATTCGGCCTGCAGGAGATCTGCCTCGTCTCGCGGGGCGAGCGCGTCGTGATCGCGCGCGATCTCTCCCCGCATGAGCGTGAAAGCTTCGCCCGCGAGTTCGGCGCGGCGCTCGCCCGGGTGAAGAAGGGGGCGCCGGTTTGA
- the nth gene encoding endonuclease III, whose amino-acid sequence MGPKARKEIFARLARANPEPRSDLEYRDPYTLLVAVVLSAQATDAGVNKATRRLFARADTPEAMLALGEDAVREQIRTIGLYRAKAKNVIALSRILVEQYGGAVPPSRAALEKLPGVGKKTAAVVVNIAFGEATIAVDTHIFRVAHRIPLAYAKTADAMEAALTPIVPAPYRRHAHHWLILHGRYICKARKPDCPRCPIIDLCRYRDKTLPS is encoded by the coding sequence GTGGGGCCGAAAGCCCGCAAGGAAATCTTCGCCCGTCTGGCCAGGGCCAATCCCGAACCGCGCTCGGATCTCGAATACCGCGACCCCTATACATTGCTCGTCGCGGTGGTGCTTTCGGCCCAGGCGACGGATGCCGGCGTCAACAAGGCGACGCGCCGGCTGTTTGCGCGCGCCGACACACCGGAGGCGATGCTGGCTCTGGGTGAGGACGCGGTGCGCGAACAGATCCGCACCATCGGCCTGTATCGGGCCAAGGCGAAGAACGTGATCGCATTGTCGCGGATCCTGGTGGAACAATATGGCGGCGCCGTGCCGCCATCGCGCGCGGCGCTCGAAAAGCTGCCCGGTGTCGGCAAGAAGACGGCCGCCGTCGTGGTCAATATCGCCTTCGGCGAAGCCACCATTGCGGTGGACACCCATATTTTCCGTGTGGCGCACAGGATTCCGCTGGCATACGCCAAGACCGCCGACGCGATGGAAGCGGCGCTGACGCCGATCGTTCCCGCCCCCTATCGCCGCCACGCCCATCATTGGCTGATCCTGCACGGGCGCTATATCTGCAAGGCGCGCAAACCCGATTGCCCGCGCTGCCCGATCATCGATCTGTGCCGCTACCGCGACAAGACCCTGCCTTCCTGA
- the ldtR gene encoding transcriptional regulator LdtR, with protein sequence MSNLAKALKDPVEQAEGTEIKPQYLEALHLVERLHRRLLDVIKDEFERRGRDDVNSVQALLIYNIGDKELTASELRTRGYYLGSNVSYNVKKLVEMGYLHHARSRVDRRSVRISLTEKGRDIHDMVRSLYEKHSRTIQPIGGISDEDFERLNTALNRLERFWTDQIRYRL encoded by the coding sequence ATGAGCAATCTTGCGAAAGCTTTGAAGGATCCGGTGGAGCAGGCGGAAGGTACGGAGATCAAGCCGCAATATCTGGAGGCGCTGCATCTCGTGGAACGCCTGCATCGCCGCCTGCTTGACGTCATCAAGGACGAGTTCGAGCGGCGCGGGCGTGACGATGTCAACAGCGTCCAGGCGCTGCTCATCTACAATATCGGCGACAAGGAACTGACCGCGAGCGAATTGCGCACGCGCGGCTATTATCTCGGCTCGAACGTCTCGTACAACGTCAAGAAACTGGTCGAGATGGGCTATCTGCACCATGCCCGCTCGCGGGTCGACCGCCGCTCGGTGCGCATCAGCCTGACCGAGAAGGGGCGCGACATTCACGACATGGTGCGCTCGCTCTATGAAAAGCACTCGCGCACGATCCAGCCGATCGGCGGCATCTCGGACGAGGATTTCGAGCGCCTCAACACGGCTCTGAACCGCCTCGAGCGCTTCTGGACCGACCAGATCCGCTATCGGCTGTGA
- a CDS encoding DUF4149 domain-containing protein, translating into MMSVAALIVVALLFGGMVLYAFGFAAFVFKALPAEAAGTLIRQAFPHFYFFVIVVSGLAALLLVPVDGVSATLMALVAVSTIPTRQALMPAINNARDAGAMRRFAWLHGGSVAITLAHILVSGYVLTRFI; encoded by the coding sequence TTGATGTCGGTGGCAGCCCTGATCGTCGTCGCGCTTCTGTTCGGAGGCATGGTGCTCTATGCGTTCGGTTTCGCCGCCTTCGTCTTCAAGGCCTTGCCGGCGGAGGCGGCAGGTACGCTGATCCGCCAGGCTTTCCCGCATTTCTATTTTTTCGTCATCGTCGTATCCGGGCTCGCAGCATTGCTGCTGGTGCCTGTGGACGGGGTGAGTGCGACGCTGATGGCGCTCGTCGCGGTGAGCACCATCCCCACGCGACAGGCCCTGATGCCGGCGATCAACAATGCCCGCGATGCCGGCGCCATGCGCCGCTTCGCCTGGCTGCATGGCGGATCGGTGGCGATCACGCTCGCGCATATTCTCGTCAGCGGCTACGTTCTGACGCGTTTCATCTGA
- a CDS encoding SURF1 family protein: MPDPQVASPGAFAGSHRSGPSNRALIAAAIATVISLVILINLGNWQMERLAWKEGLIAQMQARAYGEPGAILPPEQWADYVPQEEEYRRVSVTGRFLHGEEVAVHGLMPTSTRGNPVQGFYLLTPLEIAEGALVFVNRGFVPTSMRDPAARPAPPPEGEARLTGLVRAPEERGLFVPENIPQDERWMVRDIAQMADARGLAGVAPFYIDAEFDPGAPDWPRAGATVLDPPNNHLQYALTWYGLAAVLAVIFLFYARPRLRKLLRRR, from the coding sequence ATGCCTGATCCGCAGGTCGCATCTCCGGGAGCGTTTGCGGGCTCACATCGTTCCGGCCCGTCGAACCGCGCGCTGATCGCCGCCGCGATCGCTACCGTGATCTCGCTCGTCATCCTGATCAATCTTGGCAACTGGCAGATGGAGCGCCTCGCCTGGAAGGAAGGGCTGATCGCACAGATGCAGGCGCGCGCCTATGGCGAGCCGGGTGCAATCCTGCCGCCGGAGCAATGGGCCGATTACGTGCCGCAGGAGGAAGAGTATCGCAGGGTCAGCGTGACCGGGCGATTCCTGCATGGGGAAGAGGTCGCCGTGCACGGGCTGATGCCGACCAGCACCCGCGGTAATCCCGTGCAGGGCTTCTATCTGCTGACCCCGCTCGAAATTGCAGAGGGTGCGCTGGTCTTCGTCAATCGCGGCTTCGTACCGACCTCCATGCGCGATCCCGCCGCCCGCCCCGCGCCCCCTCCGGAAGGGGAGGCCCGCCTGACCGGCCTCGTGCGCGCGCCGGAGGAGCGGGGGCTGTTCGTGCCCGAGAACATTCCGCAGGACGAGCGCTGGATGGTGCGCGATATCGCGCAGATGGCCGATGCGCGGGGTCTCGCCGGGGTCGCGCCGTTCTATATCGATGCGGAATTCGATCCCGGCGCGCCGGACTGGCCGCGGGCTGGGGCCACCGTGCTCGATCCGCCCAACAACCATCTGCAATACGCCCTGACCTGGTACGGCCTGGCCGCCGTGCTCGCGGTGATCTTCCTGTTCTATGCCCGCCCGCGCCTGCGCAAGCTGCTGCGGCGTCGTTGA
- a CDS encoding DUF983 domain-containing protein, translated as MFDGFLALQKTCEQCALDYDFADSADGPAVFIMFIVGFVVVGLAMWVEFTFMPPIWLHLVMWFSLTIALALVLARPLKGVMIALQYHHRAEEGRREK; from the coding sequence ATGTTTGACGGGTTCCTCGCTCTTCAGAAGACATGCGAGCAATGCGCGCTCGATTACGATTTCGCCGATTCGGCTGACGGGCCGGCCGTGTTCATCATGTTCATCGTCGGCTTCGTCGTGGTGGGGCTCGCCATGTGGGTCGAATTCACCTTCATGCCGCCGATCTGGCTGCATCTGGTCATGTGGTTTTCATTGACGATCGCGCTGGCGCTCGTCCTCGCGCGCCCGCTCAAGGGGGTGATGATTGCCCTGCAATACCACCACCGCGCCGAGGAAGGGCGCCGCGAGAAGTGA
- a CDS encoding cytochrome c oxidase subunit 3 has product MADAHAKKHDYHLVDPSPWPFIGSLSALILAVGFIAFIRDMPIAGLQIGGLVFGLGIIGVLYTMAAWWVDVVKEAQAGDHTRVVQLHHRYGMIMFIASEVMFFVAWFWAYFDVALFPSDAIQFQRAELTGGVWPPEGIKTFNPWHLPLFGTLILLTSGTTVTWAHHAMIENDRQSVKWGLWLTVLLGVAFSFVQAYEYITAYFGFSGHIYGATFFMATGFHGAHVIIGTIFLAVCLWRVYLGHFTPKQHLGFEFAAWYWHFVDVVWIFLFASIYVWGYGG; this is encoded by the coding sequence ATGGCCGACGCCCACGCCAAGAAACACGATTACCATCTCGTCGATCCCAGCCCCTGGCCGTTCATCGGGTCATTGAGTGCGCTGATTCTCGCCGTCGGCTTCATCGCCTTCATCCGCGACATGCCGATTGCCGGTCTCCAGATCGGCGGTCTCGTCTTCGGCCTTGGTATCATTGGTGTGCTGTACACCATGGCTGCCTGGTGGGTGGATGTCGTCAAGGAAGCGCAGGCGGGGGATCACACCCGCGTGGTGCAGTTGCACCATCGCTACGGGATGATCATGTTCATCGCCTCGGAAGTGATGTTCTTCGTGGCGTGGTTCTGGGCCTATTTCGACGTTGCGCTCTTCCCCTCCGATGCGATCCAGTTCCAGCGCGCTGAACTCACGGGCGGCGTCTGGCCGCCGGAAGGGATCAAGACCTTCAACCCCTGGCATCTGCCGCTCTTCGGCACGCTGATCCTGCTCACGTCCGGCACCACGGTGACCTGGGCCCACCACGCGATGATCGAGAACGACCGTCAGTCGGTGAAGTGGGGATTGTGGCTGACCGTGCTGCTCGGCGTGGCCTTCAGCTTTGTTCAGGCCTATGAGTACATCACCGCCTATTTCGGCTTCTCGGGCCACATCTACGGCGCGACCTTCTTCATGGCGACGGGCTTCCACGGCGCGCATGTCATCATCGGGACGATCTTCCTCGCCGTCTGCCTCTGGCGGGTCTATCTCGGCCATTTCACGCCGAAGCAGCATCTCGGCTTCGAGTTTGCCGCCTGGTACTGGCACTTCGTCGACGTGGTCTGGATCTTCCTCTTCGCCTCGATCTATGTCTGGGGCTATGGCGGTTGA